The genomic DNA tttatttaattaatcttatgtatattgaacgaacataaacaaactcttaccaagccgaacaccaagtttgttcacgaacgcttggttcatttacagccctaggtatttaaacttatttgataaggtaatcggGTCAAATCTAAAATGAATTTTATGAGTTTAAGCTTAATTCGTTTAAATATTATCGAGTTCTCAATTcaaaacttgtttgattgtttgaaatttttatatttaaatttattttattggttattaagtttaattattaaatttgataatttttatatattctgaaacattatttatttatttaacagattgataagaattttattaataaatattatttacaaaTATTAGTTATGAATAACAACGAGTTAAACAAATcttcaaatttattatttttatttaataagcatgtttatttaattgatttatGTATTAAACAGATATAAATAATCTTTTAAATCGAACACTAAATTTATTCAACAGTCAGTTCATCTATAACACGTGGACTGATGGACTATCTTAATTAATTTGTTGACtcaattatttgatttttttttttttttttttttttttggaaaactcAATGAATTCGATTAGTTCGAACAAATTTCTATTGGTTAGTTTTTAGCACCCCGagtccattgttgatattttcaggttgatgttgtcaggaaggagttctagtcgctagtcctcactgcacgtagtgctggtcctgcagacctccagctatttgctatcgtttgtattatttttgatttctcacttgactatatttggatttggatgttgaatacttagatattatataagtTGTCTCGTTGATGtatttgtttttgattttatactactacatgcatgcctggacggcagaagaggtaagaaaaatcggatttggactttacgagtgtagttgagtagggttgatttcgagtcagagtattactatgttgtttattttattaactgcgtggttgtgacagccagaggctgaatacttatataaactgcgtggtgattggttttatttactgttattattccagccgtataaaagtttcagattgtccgccgtacaggggagatgctgccgaaatttcttcggacagggactcctctggggcgtgacaatttagggTTTAGACACATAAAATCATGgtccaccatttcactttttatgGGTCCATCACTTTATGTATTTATCCTTAAAATtttcattgaattttttttttttacatatcatttttctttttagtTAAGCGGATTCCATCAGTTCTGTTTTTAATCGATTGGCCAcccataaaattaaaaattgaatttagtttagaaattatgacgatgtttttaaaatataagaaaaatatgAGAAGTAAATTAAACTTTTCCCCAGTTTTTAAAGGTGTAGAACTATCTGGAATGAACTCTCAGGTCTCGATGGCGTTGCCCTCGCCGCATCTGCTGAGGTTGATCGTGAGCTGCCGTAAGATTGCGGTGGAGGTCACCTCTCCCCGGACCTCCACCATCGTCGCCATGGCGTCCTCCGACGAGCCGGAGTTTTTGGTCCAGAATCACGCCCGGAACAGCCGTTTCCCCCGCACTCGGATCTCCTGGGACGCCCGCGTCGCCGCTCGGGTCGGCGAGAAGCTAGCCCTCCGCCTCCGCGACCTCGGCGTGTCCTCCGTAGAGATCGACCTCGGCGAGGAGCTCTCCCGACCGGCGCACTTCCGCCGCCCCGCTGCCTCTCTCCTTGGTTCCGTAGCACGCGCCGGCGTCCACGTCGCCGGATTCGACAAACTACATTACCCCTAGGTAGTCTCTTTTCTGGCTACTTCTTCTTGAATTTCTATTTTCTTTTGCTAAAGTGGGTTGGGATTTGAGAACCAAATTTGGGGAAAAAAATGCAATTTTATTTCAGTTATGTTGTGCCTATTAGATTCCAGTTCACAAAATTTTGCGAAGCTATATCTGAATAATTCATTCTGTAGTGGAGAGTTTGTTTCTAGGATTCTGAACTCCATAGCTATACTCTTAGGCCTTGTTTCATGGTAAATTGAAGAGATGGACatatagaaaagaagaaaggATGGAAAAGAGGGATGATAAGAAACGTATCCTTTCATTTGCTTTTCAATGTAATTGAAGAGGATGGATCAATCTCTTGTGATCAAGAAATAATTACATTTCTTTCCAATTTTGCTGGATGAGTTATTACCAAGGATGTATGCTTcatttatattttcaaatatcCATATTTCATCTTTTGTAAGAAAACAAAGAGATAGAGTATCCATCTTTTAGCTTATTTCTTTCTCCGATGAATTCATCCTTCGACTGATACCTTAGAGTCGACACTTGGTTTTGTATACTCATTCATGATTAATATTGAGAATACTGTGGCTGCTTCCTATATGCAGCACGACACGACTCCACTATTTGAAATTAACAATACAGTGAGTATACTGTTGTAGAACATGTGCTTTTATAAAAGGTAAATACGTACTAGTGAATGCATCAGAGAAAAAGATGAGTAAACAATAAAAAAAGTTCCCGTATTGGCATCAAATTATGAGGGGAAAAAAATACAAAGAAGACAACAATAACAAAATCCAACTTTAGACAATGTTACCACCCTAGTAAGGACCTGAA from Zingiber officinale cultivar Zhangliang chromosome 4A, Zo_v1.1, whole genome shotgun sequence includes the following:
- the LOC121972094 gene encoding uncharacterized protein LOC121972094, which encodes MNSQVSMALPSPHLLRLIVSCRKIAVEVTSPRTSTIVAMASSDEPEFLVQNHARNSRFPRTRISWDARVAARVGEKLALRLRDLGVSSVEIDLGEELSRPAHFRRPAASLLGSVARAGVHVAGFDKLHYP